A region of Drosophila mauritiana strain mau12 chromosome 3L, ASM438214v1, whole genome shotgun sequence DNA encodes the following proteins:
- the LOC117139239 gene encoding reticulon-4 receptor-like 2, with product MHVYYKFGLLLIFLLSVSISHTNAAPAGSEEANPLEDFNYGDDDYSETATGEESPETAENRLMPQSSSTSTTTTFRPIFNIPRRSNHVLEPSCPRNCLCLEDFKFVQCANAHLTHVPLDMPKTAAIIDLSHNVIAELRPEDFANLSRAVEINLNHNLISSIDKDVFQGSERLKRLRLANNRLTKIDPDTFAAAKELTLLDLSNNTITQRLDGSFLNQPDLVEFSCVNCSWTELPEQTFQNMSGLEVLRLNKNDFKQQINTKAFSPLTKIIKLKLPELEQQNIEELCGLLTSIDTISFLNYDISCYEFVLGTPFNGSLIYPTEPPLKGISDLPIVASITSTAKPVAATPAPPRSANRNRAKMDNSTELVKAGILSSETSTSGVSVEPPAENQTNQVQISQEAINTLLICIMVLAVIGIVIGLICRQDIGGIKTKCCRTSKPEPKDQVHPTEEIPLNKLA from the exons ATGCACGTGTACTACAAGTTCGGATTACTGCTGATATTTTTGCTAAGCGTGAG CATCAGCCACACAAATGCCGCTCCAGCGGGCAGCGAGGAGGCAAATCCCCTCGAGGACTTTAATTACGGCGATGATGACTACAGTGAAACAGCGACGGGCGAGGAATCGCCGGAGACAGCAGAAAATAGACTGATGCCACAATCATCCTCCACATCGACCACCACCACATTTCGACCGATATTTA ACATACCACGACGCAGCAATCATGTCCTGGAGCCCAGTTGCCCGCGCAATTGCCTCTGCCTGGAGGACTTCAAGTTCGTTCAGTGTGCCAATGCGCATTTAACCCATGTACCCCTGGACATGCCCAAAACGGCGGCCATCATCGATCTGAGTCACAATGTGATTGCCGAACTGAGGCCGGAGGATTTTGCCAATCTGTCCAGGGCGGTGGAAATCAATCTGAATCACAATCTGATCAGCAGCATAGACAAGGAT GTCTTTCAGGGATCGGAGCGTTTGAAGCGCCTGCGGCTGGCCAACAACCGTCTAACCAAAATCGATCCCGACACCTTTGCGGCGGCCAAGGAACTGACGCTACTCGATTTGAGCAACAACACTATAACCCAACGCCTGGATGGATCCTTCTTGAACCAGCCCGACCTGGTGGAGTTTAGTTGCGTCAACTGCAGCTGGACGGAGCTGCCAGAGCAGACGTTCCAGAACATGAGTGGCCTGGAGGTGCTGCGCTTGAACAAGAACGATTTCAAACAG CAAATCAATACGAAAGCTTTCtcgccgctaacaaaaataattaaactgAAGCTGCCGGAACTGGAGCAACAGAACATCGAGGAGCTGTGCGGCCTGCTGACGTCCATCGACACGATTAGCTTCCTCAACTACGACATCAGCTGCTACGAGTTCGTACTGGGCACACCCTTCAACGGCAGTCTCATCTATCCCACGGAGCCGCCGCTCAAGGGGATTTCCGATCTGCCCATCGTCGCTAGCATCACCAGCACTGCAAAGCCAGTGGCCGCCACACCCGCACCGCCCAGAAGTG CCAATCGCAATCGGGCGAAAATGGACAACAGCACGGAGCTGGTCAAAGCCGGAATCCTGAGCTCCGAGACCAGCACAAGCGGAGTGAGCGTGGAGCCGCCTGCCGAGAACCAGACCAACCAGGTGCAGATCTCCCAGGAGGCCATCAACACGCTGCTCATCT GCATCATGGTTCTGGCCGTGATTGGCATCGTCATCGGACTCATTTGCCGCCAGGATATTGGCGGCATCAAAACCAAATGCTGCCGCACTAGCAAACCAGAGCCAAAGGATCAGGTCCATCCCACTGAGGAGATACCACTGAATAAGCTAGCCTAA
- the LOC117139238 gene encoding serine/threonine-protein kinase unc-51 isoform X2, which translates to MNIVGEYEYSSKDMLGHGAFAVVYKGRHRKKHMPVAIKCITKKGQLKTQNLLGKEIKILKELTELHHENVVALLDCKESQDCVSLVMEYCNGGDLADYLSVKGTLSEDTVRLFLVQLAGAMKALYTKGIVHRDLKPQNILLSHNYGKTLPAPSKITLKIADFGFARFLNEGAMAATLCGSPMYMAPEVIMSLQYDSKADLWSLGTIVYQCLTGKAPFYAQTPNELKSYYEQNANLAPKIPSGVSPDLRDLLLCLLRRNSKDRISYESFFVHRFLQGKKAAASPVDMPPLGGTPPAKAKSPLQQQLEQELKLVKLAEQQQKEREEQEAQEDENTVSVVANPAICATITNVGVLCDSENNSGSCSSHEDSDDFVLVPKNLPEDQRQGLAQVQAQPASGGQRPQQQQNQSSPPRPSSLPISEPKPVPAPARRQVARPGPLTVATLGGQQIPRSQPISVKQPRPDQRKSSVSSDINSISPPAVQFAIGTPPTRMRSASGGSLSETPPPHAPSTWQVSPGHSQSPLRRSGNSSPVLPSAALTKLPTLGSPTMLVAPGSLGSIGSAGSGSENNNQHHMLGPRAFTLPELGATGGLHSLLDTGAGGGGEPHAFQAPELSEETLMDREHNETLSKLNFVLALTDCIQEVADSRCAPLSTFMVAGSQSAAQAASADAQQIPPHAPEHCKRAERLVLLVRGLQLLSSGMNLASQQLSNGQLKPSSNVKNALLTMNAKYRSMLFESKRLNGSGLLQKANAFNITADKILYDYALDMCQAAALDELLKNTKNCFERYNTAHILLHSLVQKCNHPQDKMMLNKYRDAVEKRLSILQQHGYIYMTDENA; encoded by the exons AAACACATGCCGGTGGCCATCAAGTGTATCACGAAGAAGGGACAACTGAAGACGCAGAATCTGCTCGGCAAGGAGATCAAGATCCTGAAGGAGCTCACCGAGCTGCACCATGAGAATGTGGTGGCACTGCTGGACTGCAAGGAGTCCCAGGATTGCGTTAGCCTGGTCATGGAG TATTGCAATGGCGGCGACTTGGCGGATTATCTGAGTGTCAAGGGGACGCTGAGCGAGGATACCGTTAGACTCTTCCTCGTGCAACTAG CTGGTGCTATGAAGGCACTTTATACCAAAGGAATTGTGCATCGTGATCTCAAGCCACAAAACATTTTGCTATCGCACAATTATGGCAAAACATTGCCAGCTCCATCGAAAATAACCCTGAAAATTG CGGATTTTGGGTTTGCGCGATTCCTGAACGAGGGCGCCATGGCAGCCACTCTGTGCGGCTCTCCCATGTATATG GCGCCCGAGGTGATCATGTCGCTGCAGTACGACTCCAAGGCGGATCTCTGGTCGCTGGGAACGATTGTCTACCAGTGTTTGACTGGCAAGGCGCCATTCTATGCACAAACGCCCAACGAACTGAAGTCCTACTACGAGCAGAATGCTAACCTGGCACCAAA AATTCCAAGTGGCGTGTCGCCGGATCTAAGGGATCTGCTGCTGTGCCTGCTGCGCCGCAACTCCAAGGACCGCATCTCGTACGAGAGCTTCTTTGTGCACCGCTTCCTTCAGGGCAAGAAGGCGGCCGCGTCGCCAG TTGACATGCCACCGCTGGGCGGAACACCGCCTGCCAAGGCCAAGAGCCccttgcagcagcagctggagcaggaACTGAAGCTGGTCAAGCTGgccgagcagcagcagaaggagcGCGAGGAGCAGGAGGCCCAGGAGGACGAGAACACGG TGTCCGTGGTGGCCAATCCGGCTATTTGTGCCACCATCACCAACGTGGGTGTCCTGTGCGACAGTGAGAACAACAGCGGTTCTTGCAGCTCCCACGAGGACTCCGATGACTTTGTGCTGGTGCCAAAGAACCTTCCGGAGGACCAGCGCCAGGGTCTGGCCCAAGTCCAAGCCCAGCCCGCTTCCGGTGGCCAGCgtccacagcagcaacaaaatcaATCCAGTCCGCCACGTCCCAGCAGTCTGCCCATCTCTGAACCCAAACCAGTACCGGCTCCCGCTCGACGCCAGGTGGCCAGGCCAGGGCCGTTAACGGTAGCCACACTTGGTGGCCAGCAGATACCCCGATCGCAGCCAATTAGCGTGAAGCAACCGCGACCGGATCAGCGCAAGAGCAGTGTGAGCAGTGACATTAACTCGATCTCACCGCCGGCGGTGCAGTTTGCCATTGGTACGCCGCCTACGCGTATGCGTTCTGCCTCTGGTGGATCGCTGTCGGAGACACCGCCGCCTCATGCTCCGAGCACCTGGCAGGTGTCGCCAGGACATTCGCAATCCCCGTTGCGCCGAAGTGGCAATAGCTCCCCAGTTCTGCCGTCCGCAGCGCTTACCAAATTGCCCACTTTGGGCAGTCCCACAATGCTGGTGGCGCCGGGATCATTGGGCTCGATTGGTTCGGCGGGCAGTGGATCGGAGAACAATAACCAGCATCACATGCTGGGACCGCGAGCTTTTACGCTGCCCGAACTGGGGGCCACTGGTGGCCTACATAGTCTGCTGGACACAGGAGCCGGCGGCGGTGGGGAACCACATGCATTCCAGGCCCCCGAACTGTCCGAAGAGACGCTGATGGATCGCGAGCACAACGAGACATTGTCTAAGCTGAACTTTGTGCTGGCGCTCACCGATTGCATCCAGGAAGTGGCCGATTCGCGATGCGCACCGCTCTCCACGTTCATGGTGGCCGGCAGTCAGTCGGCGGCGCAAGCGGCATCAGCGGATGCACAGCAGATACCGCCGCACGCACCTGAGCACTGCAAACGGGCCGAGCGCCTGGTGCTGCTCGTCCGGGGACTGCAGCTCCTCTCGTCCGGGATGAATCTGGCTTCGCAGCAGCTGAGCAACGGCCAGCTAAAGCCGTCGTCCAATGTGAAGAATG CTTTGCTCACCATGAACGCCAAATACCGGAGCATGCTGTTCGAATCGAAACGCCTCAATGGCAGCGGACTATTGCAGAAGGCGAATGCATTTAACATAACGGCGGACAAGATTCTCTATGACTACGCACTGGATATG TGCCAGGCGGCTGCTCTGGATGAGCTACTGAAGAACACGAAGAATTGCTTCGAGCGCTACAACACGGCACACATTCTGCTTCATTCGTTGGTGCAAAAGTGCAATCATCCGCAGGACAAAATGATGCTGAACAAAT ATCGCGATGCCGTTGAGAAGCGTTTGAGCATATTGCAGCAGCATGGCTACATATACATGACCGATGAGAATGCTTAG
- the LOC117139238 gene encoding serine/threonine-protein kinase unc-51 isoform X1, with amino-acid sequence MNIVGEYEYSSKDMLGHGAFAVVYKGRHRKKHMPVAIKCITKKGQLKTQNLLGKEIKILKELTELHHENVVALLDCKESQDCVSLVMEYCNGGDLADYLSVKGTLSEDTVRLFLVQLAGAMKALYTKGIVHRDLKPQNILLSHNYGKTLPAPSKITLKIADFGFARFLNEGAMAATLCGSPMYMAPEVIMSLQYDSKADLWSLGTIVYQCLTGKAPFYAQTPNELKSYYEQNANLAPKIPSGVSPDLRDLLLCLLRRNSKDRISYESFFVHRFLQGKKAAASPGEPSQAANLRRRVSKSGVLAVDMPPLGGTPPAKAKSPLQQQLEQELKLVKLAEQQQKEREEQEAQEDENTVSVVANPAICATITNVGVLCDSENNSGSCSSHEDSDDFVLVPKNLPEDQRQGLAQVQAQPASGGQRPQQQQNQSSPPRPSSLPISEPKPVPAPARRQVARPGPLTVATLGGQQIPRSQPISVKQPRPDQRKSSVSSDINSISPPAVQFAIGTPPTRMRSASGGSLSETPPPHAPSTWQVSPGHSQSPLRRSGNSSPVLPSAALTKLPTLGSPTMLVAPGSLGSIGSAGSGSENNNQHHMLGPRAFTLPELGATGGLHSLLDTGAGGGGEPHAFQAPELSEETLMDREHNETLSKLNFVLALTDCIQEVADSRCAPLSTFMVAGSQSAAQAASADAQQIPPHAPEHCKRAERLVLLVRGLQLLSSGMNLASQQLSNGQLKPSSNVKNALLTMNAKYRSMLFESKRLNGSGLLQKANAFNITADKILYDYALDMCQAAALDELLKNTKNCFERYNTAHILLHSLVQKCNHPQDKMMLNKYRDAVEKRLSILQQHGYIYMTDENA; translated from the exons AAACACATGCCGGTGGCCATCAAGTGTATCACGAAGAAGGGACAACTGAAGACGCAGAATCTGCTCGGCAAGGAGATCAAGATCCTGAAGGAGCTCACCGAGCTGCACCATGAGAATGTGGTGGCACTGCTGGACTGCAAGGAGTCCCAGGATTGCGTTAGCCTGGTCATGGAG TATTGCAATGGCGGCGACTTGGCGGATTATCTGAGTGTCAAGGGGACGCTGAGCGAGGATACCGTTAGACTCTTCCTCGTGCAACTAG CTGGTGCTATGAAGGCACTTTATACCAAAGGAATTGTGCATCGTGATCTCAAGCCACAAAACATTTTGCTATCGCACAATTATGGCAAAACATTGCCAGCTCCATCGAAAATAACCCTGAAAATTG CGGATTTTGGGTTTGCGCGATTCCTGAACGAGGGCGCCATGGCAGCCACTCTGTGCGGCTCTCCCATGTATATG GCGCCCGAGGTGATCATGTCGCTGCAGTACGACTCCAAGGCGGATCTCTGGTCGCTGGGAACGATTGTCTACCAGTGTTTGACTGGCAAGGCGCCATTCTATGCACAAACGCCCAACGAACTGAAGTCCTACTACGAGCAGAATGCTAACCTGGCACCAAA AATTCCAAGTGGCGTGTCGCCGGATCTAAGGGATCTGCTGCTGTGCCTGCTGCGCCGCAACTCCAAGGACCGCATCTCGTACGAGAGCTTCTTTGTGCACCGCTTCCTTCAGGGCAAGAAGGCGGCCGCGTCGCCAGGTGAGCCTAGTCAAGCAGCCAACCTGCGACGACGAGTCTCTAAGAGTGGTGTTCTTGCAGTTGACATGCCACCGCTGGGCGGAACACCGCCTGCCAAGGCCAAGAGCCccttgcagcagcagctggagcaggaACTGAAGCTGGTCAAGCTGgccgagcagcagcagaaggagcGCGAGGAGCAGGAGGCCCAGGAGGACGAGAACACGG TGTCCGTGGTGGCCAATCCGGCTATTTGTGCCACCATCACCAACGTGGGTGTCCTGTGCGACAGTGAGAACAACAGCGGTTCTTGCAGCTCCCACGAGGACTCCGATGACTTTGTGCTGGTGCCAAAGAACCTTCCGGAGGACCAGCGCCAGGGTCTGGCCCAAGTCCAAGCCCAGCCCGCTTCCGGTGGCCAGCgtccacagcagcaacaaaatcaATCCAGTCCGCCACGTCCCAGCAGTCTGCCCATCTCTGAACCCAAACCAGTACCGGCTCCCGCTCGACGCCAGGTGGCCAGGCCAGGGCCGTTAACGGTAGCCACACTTGGTGGCCAGCAGATACCCCGATCGCAGCCAATTAGCGTGAAGCAACCGCGACCGGATCAGCGCAAGAGCAGTGTGAGCAGTGACATTAACTCGATCTCACCGCCGGCGGTGCAGTTTGCCATTGGTACGCCGCCTACGCGTATGCGTTCTGCCTCTGGTGGATCGCTGTCGGAGACACCGCCGCCTCATGCTCCGAGCACCTGGCAGGTGTCGCCAGGACATTCGCAATCCCCGTTGCGCCGAAGTGGCAATAGCTCCCCAGTTCTGCCGTCCGCAGCGCTTACCAAATTGCCCACTTTGGGCAGTCCCACAATGCTGGTGGCGCCGGGATCATTGGGCTCGATTGGTTCGGCGGGCAGTGGATCGGAGAACAATAACCAGCATCACATGCTGGGACCGCGAGCTTTTACGCTGCCCGAACTGGGGGCCACTGGTGGCCTACATAGTCTGCTGGACACAGGAGCCGGCGGCGGTGGGGAACCACATGCATTCCAGGCCCCCGAACTGTCCGAAGAGACGCTGATGGATCGCGAGCACAACGAGACATTGTCTAAGCTGAACTTTGTGCTGGCGCTCACCGATTGCATCCAGGAAGTGGCCGATTCGCGATGCGCACCGCTCTCCACGTTCATGGTGGCCGGCAGTCAGTCGGCGGCGCAAGCGGCATCAGCGGATGCACAGCAGATACCGCCGCACGCACCTGAGCACTGCAAACGGGCCGAGCGCCTGGTGCTGCTCGTCCGGGGACTGCAGCTCCTCTCGTCCGGGATGAATCTGGCTTCGCAGCAGCTGAGCAACGGCCAGCTAAAGCCGTCGTCCAATGTGAAGAATG CTTTGCTCACCATGAACGCCAAATACCGGAGCATGCTGTTCGAATCGAAACGCCTCAATGGCAGCGGACTATTGCAGAAGGCGAATGCATTTAACATAACGGCGGACAAGATTCTCTATGACTACGCACTGGATATG TGCCAGGCGGCTGCTCTGGATGAGCTACTGAAGAACACGAAGAATTGCTTCGAGCGCTACAACACGGCACACATTCTGCTTCATTCGTTGGTGCAAAAGTGCAATCATCCGCAGGACAAAATGATGCTGAACAAAT ATCGCGATGCCGTTGAGAAGCGTTTGAGCATATTGCAGCAGCATGGCTACATATACATGACCGATGAGAATGCTTAG